The DNA window TTCGACGCCATCGCGGCGCTCAATCCGGACGGCGGCTACGCGCGCTATCCGGGATCGCCGCAGCTCGCGCGGCATTGTCTGCGCGCGGATGACCGGCTGATCCTGATGGAGTTGCACAAGGCCGAGGTCCGGACGCTGCGCCATGCGCTGGACAGCGATCCACGAGTCAACATCCATCATCGCGACGGTTTCGAGGGATTGACCGCGCTGCTGCCGCCCAAGCCGCCGCGCGGTCTGGTGCTGATCGATCCGCCCTATGAGGTCAAGACCGACGTCGACCAGGTCGCGGACTGTCTCGCCGCCGCGCACGCGCGCTGGCCGACCGGGAGCTATGCCATCTGGTATCCGCGTCTGGGGGTCCAGCGCGATCAGGCCGATCGCTTACTGAGGAAGCTGTCGCGCGCGATTCCGGAGTTCCTGGTCGCGGAGCTGGCGGTGCGTCCACAAGCGGACGACTTCGGCATGCACGGATCGGGGATGGTCATCGTGAACCCGCCCTGGCGCTTCGAGGAACGGCTCGGAACCTTGTTGCCCAGACTCGCGGATGTGCTGGCAACCGAATCTCCCCAGCGCGGAACCAGGGGTGAATCAGCCTGCTGGCGTTTTGAATGGCTGCGCCGAGGCTAAAGCAAGGTAGATCATGCGTGCAAATCACCACAGTTGGCGAGTTACTGAATTGGTCGTATGCCAATCTCGCAATGGCACATGCAGCCGTCACAGCCAAAGCCGAAAAATACGGGCGCACTCAGTTTATGATCCGTTCACGTCTTTACACGGGACTAAACAAACAGACAATGAGCATTGGCCCGCTTGCGGACGACGATCGCCTAAAAATGATCTTGCCGAAAGCATGCTGCTATTGCGGAAGCAACCAGTTCCTGTCTGCGGATCATCTGATTCCAACAAAACGCGGCGGCG is part of the Thiocystis violascens DSM 198 genome and encodes:
- a CDS encoding 23S rRNA (adenine(2030)-N(6))-methyltransferase RlmJ produces the protein MLSYLHGFHAGNHADVLKHAVLALLLDALLVKPKPLVFLDSHAGSGVYDLTSEQARKTDESADGIGRLWARRESFPELARYFDAIAALNPDGGYARYPGSPQLARHCLRADDRLILMELHKAEVRTLRHALDSDPRVNIHHRDGFEGLTALLPPKPPRGLVLIDPPYEVKTDVDQVADCLAAAHARWPTGSYAIWYPRLGVQRDQADRLLRKLSRAIPEFLVAELAVRPQADDFGMHGSGMVIVNPPWRFEERLGTLLPRLADVLATESPQRGTRGESACWRFEWLRRG
- a CDS encoding HNH endonuclease, giving the protein MQITTVGELLNWSYANLAMAHAAVTAKAEKYGRTQFMIRSRLYTGLNKQTMSIGPLADDDRLKMILPKACCYCGSNQFLSADHLIPTKRGGANTGDNLVWACRSCNSSKSTHDALEWLAERKEFPSILLLRRYLKLAIEMCRERNLMNTPLAEAPALPFSLSAIPRTYPQPSELRLWVVEIA